The Lonsdalea populi genome window below encodes:
- the tal gene encoding transaldolase, with translation MTDKLTSLRQYTTVVADTGDIAAMKLYKPQDATTNPSLILNAAQIPEYRKLIDDAVNWARQQSNDPARQVTDASDKLAVNIGLEILKLVPGRVSTEVDARLSYNTEASVAKARRLIALYNDAGIDNDRILIKLASTWQGIRAAAQLEKEGINCNLTLLFSFAQARACAEAGVFLISPFVGRILDWHKANGEQQTFEPQDDPGVISVSEIYDYYKSHGYETVVMGASFRNSGEILALAGCDRLTIAPALLKELAEAEGSVERKLSYSGDIQARPAPLTESEFYWEHNQDPMAVDKLAEGIRKFAVDQGKLEKMIAELL, from the coding sequence ATGACGGATAAACTGACTTCCCTACGCCAATACACTACGGTGGTGGCTGATACTGGTGATATCGCGGCAATGAAACTGTACAAGCCGCAGGATGCCACCACTAACCCTTCTCTGATTCTGAATGCGGCCCAGATCCCGGAATATCGCAAACTGATTGATGACGCCGTGAACTGGGCGCGTCAGCAGAGCAACGATCCCGCTCGGCAGGTGACCGACGCCTCCGACAAACTGGCCGTGAACATCGGGCTGGAAATTTTGAAGCTGGTTCCCGGCCGTGTTTCCACCGAAGTAGATGCTCGCCTGTCCTATAACACCGAAGCCAGCGTGGCGAAAGCGAGGCGCCTGATCGCACTCTATAACGATGCCGGCATCGACAACGATCGTATCCTGATCAAACTGGCCTCTACCTGGCAGGGCATCCGAGCAGCGGCGCAGTTGGAAAAGGAGGGCATTAATTGCAACCTAACTCTGCTGTTCTCCTTCGCTCAGGCCCGCGCCTGTGCGGAAGCCGGCGTGTTCCTTATCTCCCCGTTTGTGGGCCGTATTCTTGACTGGCACAAAGCCAACGGCGAACAGCAGACGTTTGAACCGCAGGACGACCCGGGCGTTATCTCGGTGAGCGAAATTTATGATTACTACAAGTCTCACGGCTACGAGACGGTGGTCATGGGCGCGAGCTTCCGTAATAGCGGTGAAATTCTGGCGCTGGCGGGCTGCGACCGTCTGACTATCGCGCCTGCTCTGCTGAAAGAGCTGGCGGAAGCGGAAGGCAGCGTTGAACGCAAACTGTCTTACAGCGGCGATATCCAGGCGCGTCCTGCTCCGCTCACGGAATCCGAGTTCTATTGGGAGCACAACCAAGACCCGATGGCTGTCGATAAATTGGCGGAAGGGATCCGCAAGTTTGCCGTCGACCAGGGCAAGCTGGAAAAAATGATTGCTGAGTTGCTGTAA
- a CDS encoding MFS transporter, translating to MDNISHQQLNRQDYKTLSLAALGGALEFYDFIVFVFFAPVIGQLFFPSDSPEWLRQLQTFGIFAAGYLARPLGGIVMAHFGDLVGRKKMFSLSILLMALPTLGMGLLPTYATIGVAAPVLLLLLRLLQGAAIGGEVPGAWVFVAEHVPAKRLGIACGILTSGLTLGILVGSMLASLLNILLSQEQILSGGWRIPFFIGGLFGFIAMYLRRWLKETPVFVEMQARKALAKELPLKSIMQEHKKSVFLSMMLTWLLSAGVVVVVLMSPTYLQRVHGIVPALTLQANSLATVMLMLGCIAAGGIADRLGLGKTFIGGSLLLAASCGFFYTHAADSTATLFASYALAGFSVGVTGLVPCVMVRAFPPVVRFSGISFSYNIAYAIFGGLTPILVTLLMKWTPLAPALYVLFLSIGGVLMGGYLMRYLREKEQGDALFASKASSSSFSGRG from the coding sequence ATGGATAACATCTCTCATCAGCAGTTGAACCGACAAGACTACAAAACCCTTTCTCTGGCGGCGCTGGGTGGCGCTCTGGAGTTCTACGATTTCATCGTGTTCGTCTTTTTCGCTCCGGTGATCGGCCAGCTATTCTTCCCATCCGATAGCCCTGAGTGGCTGCGTCAGCTGCAAACGTTCGGCATTTTCGCCGCAGGCTATCTGGCCCGGCCGTTGGGCGGCATTGTCATGGCCCACTTCGGCGACCTGGTGGGACGTAAAAAGATGTTCAGCCTGAGCATTTTACTGATGGCGCTGCCGACGCTGGGCATGGGGTTGCTGCCTACCTACGCGACGATAGGGGTAGCCGCTCCAGTCTTGCTGTTGCTGCTGCGTCTGCTGCAAGGGGCGGCCATTGGCGGCGAAGTGCCCGGCGCCTGGGTCTTCGTTGCCGAACATGTGCCAGCGAAACGCCTTGGCATCGCCTGCGGCATTCTCACGTCGGGGCTGACGCTGGGGATTTTGGTGGGATCGATGCTGGCGTCTCTGTTGAACATACTGTTGTCCCAGGAGCAAATTCTCTCCGGCGGTTGGCGCATCCCGTTCTTTATCGGCGGCCTTTTCGGCTTTATCGCGATGTACCTGCGTCGCTGGCTGAAAGAAACCCCGGTGTTTGTGGAAATGCAGGCGCGTAAAGCGCTGGCGAAAGAGCTGCCGCTCAAATCGATCATGCAGGAACACAAAAAGTCAGTTTTTTTATCGATGATGCTGACCTGGCTGCTGTCGGCGGGGGTGGTCGTCGTGGTGCTGATGTCGCCCACCTACCTGCAGCGGGTTCACGGCATCGTCCCTGCTCTGACCCTGCAGGCAAACAGTCTTGCGACGGTGATGCTGATGCTGGGCTGCATCGCTGCGGGGGGTATTGCGGACCGACTGGGGCTGGGCAAAACGTTTATCGGCGGCAGTCTACTGCTGGCTGCAAGCTGCGGATTCTTTTATACCCATGCGGCAGACAGTACCGCAACCTTGTTCGCGAGCTATGCGCTGGCCGGATTCAGCGTCGGCGTGACGGGGTTAGTGCCGTGTGTGATGGTGCGCGCTTTCCCTCCCGTCGTGAGATTCTCCGGCATTTCATTCTCCTACAATATCGCCTACGCGATCTTTGGCGGATTGACGCCGATTTTAGTGACGCTCTTGATGAAATGGACGCCGTTAGCGCCCGCGCTGTACGTCTTGTTCTTGTCGATAGGGGGAGTGCTGATGGGCGGCTATCTCATGCGCTATCTGCGCGAAAAAGAGCAGGGTGACGCGCTCTTTGCAAGCAAAGCCTCCTCTTCCTCTTTCTCCGGGCGTGGGTAA
- a CDS encoding GGDEF domain-containing protein, which translates to MNKSQLNVLKTLSHSPVAFVLFGIVSFVITACILLNTQQKNWQEEKRYFDNIIQIYESFNNGNGLIESDHGYKIGDALFSRVVILSFQSDDVVKECIHRLSSFDVSISEKSIVRVCQNKLPAVGELHRKDQLTSVLPLLSSTDDLIGIRIRFATLNGPPAFDDVFSSSNALMTLLSISLLSACLGTLLALLSKKYLIELPAIARYDDLTGCLRRDAFFQATIKVMRNATQQRQPLCVLLIDLDHFKKVNDTLGHAAGDETLREVADLIRHYFRKGDILGRLGGDEFAVVLPNTDLDNAYRVSERIRQAIDEMESDSFPNRRLTISIGLVEYYAGEETLEQAIHRADIKLYTAKIKRNRVEK; encoded by the coding sequence ATGAATAAAAGCCAACTCAATGTATTAAAAACCCTATCCCATTCGCCGGTCGCGTTCGTCCTGTTTGGTATAGTCTCTTTTGTCATTACTGCCTGTATTTTGCTGAATACACAGCAAAAAAATTGGCAGGAAGAAAAGCGTTATTTCGATAATATTATTCAAATCTATGAATCATTCAATAATGGTAATGGGCTTATAGAAAGCGACCACGGTTATAAAATAGGGGACGCACTATTTTCGCGCGTAGTTATTCTCTCTTTCCAAAGCGATGACGTGGTCAAGGAGTGCATTCACCGGCTTTCGTCCTTCGACGTCAGTATCAGCGAGAAATCCATCGTTCGTGTCTGCCAAAATAAACTGCCCGCCGTCGGTGAGCTGCATAGAAAAGACCAATTAACCTCCGTCCTTCCCTTGCTTTCATCGACGGACGATTTGATAGGTATTCGCATCCGCTTCGCCACACTCAACGGACCGCCCGCCTTTGACGACGTCTTTTCCTCGAGCAACGCGCTGATGACTCTGCTCAGCATCAGTTTGCTAAGCGCGTGTTTGGGAACGCTGCTGGCGCTGCTGAGCAAGAAATACCTCATCGAACTTCCTGCGATTGCGCGTTATGACGACCTGACCGGCTGCCTGCGCAGAGACGCTTTTTTCCAGGCCACCATTAAAGTGATGCGCAATGCCACCCAGCAACGACAACCGCTGTGCGTGCTGCTGATCGACCTCGATCACTTTAAGAAAGTCAATGATACGCTGGGACATGCGGCGGGTGATGAAACTCTGAGAGAAGTGGCCGATCTTATCCGGCACTATTTTCGTAAAGGCGATATTTTGGGACGTTTGGGCGGCGATGAATTCGCGGTAGTTCTACCGAATACCGACCTGGACAATGCCTATCGGGTTTCTGAACGGATCCGCCAGGCGATTGACGAAATGGAAAGCGACAGCTTCCCTAATCGCAGGCTGACCATTAGCATTGGTCTGGTGGAATACTATGCCGGGGAAGAAACGCTGGAACAGGCGATCCACCGGGCAGACATCAAACTCTATACTGCCAAAATAAAGCGTAATCGCGTCGAAAAATAA
- the mog gene encoding molybdopterin adenylyltransferase, producing MNSLRIGLVSVSDRAFSGIYQDKGIPALETWFSQALTTPFEIQPRLVPDEQALIEQTLCELVDEFGCHLVLTTGGTGPARRDVTPDATLAVADREMPGFGEQMRQISLRFVPTAILSRQVGVIRKQALILNLPGQPKSIQETLTGLKDEAGQVVVPGIFASVPYCIQLLEGPYVETNPNVVAAFRPKSALRDIQN from the coding sequence ATGAACAGTCTGCGCATTGGGTTAGTGTCGGTTTCCGACAGGGCATTCAGCGGCATTTACCAGGATAAAGGGATCCCAGCGTTGGAAACATGGTTCTCACAAGCGCTGACGACGCCGTTCGAGATACAGCCGCGTCTGGTGCCGGACGAACAAGCCCTGATCGAACAAACGCTGTGCGAGCTGGTGGATGAGTTCGGTTGCCATCTGGTGCTGACCACCGGCGGAACCGGACCGGCGCGGCGTGATGTCACCCCCGACGCGACGCTGGCGGTCGCCGACCGTGAGATGCCGGGATTCGGCGAACAGATGCGGCAGATCAGCCTGCGGTTCGTGCCGACGGCGATATTGTCCCGTCAGGTGGGCGTGATTCGCAAACAGGCGTTGATTCTCAATCTGCCGGGTCAGCCAAAGTCGATTCAGGAGACGCTAACCGGCCTGAAGGATGAGGCGGGTCAGGTCGTTGTTCCGGGCATTTTCGCCAGCGTTCCCTACTGCATTCAACTGCTGGAAGGCCCTTACGTTGAGACCAATCCCAACGTGGTCGCTGCTTTCCGTCCCAAAAGTGCGCTGCGCGATATTCAGAACTAA